The following is a genomic window from Prunus persica cultivar Lovell chromosome G7, Prunus_persica_NCBIv2, whole genome shotgun sequence.
CTCATTCTCATGTTAAAGGGGAAAGAAACCTATTAACATTGTAGTCACCTGCTGGTCAAATTCAGGGAAGTTATAAACAGCTTGAACAACTGCAGAACTTGCAAGACTTCCACATGTTAAATGAGGAAACTTGAGTCGAAACCATGCACTCATAGCTCCGGAGTACGAGACACCAAATATGAACCACGGATTTTCCTTGGTTTTATTCAGCTTCACATTTAACGATtcctaaaaataattaaacgaAAAAAACCAGTAAACTACATGCTCAATTGGGTCATTTTCTAACTGAAgacaatcaaattcaaaaaattgaaagatggGCTTGCCTGATAAAACTGACGGAAAACAGCCAAATCGAAAAGCGCCTGCTTTGATGATAAATACTTCAAGTTCTCTGTTGTATGTGATTTGAAAGGAGAACTGTTTCCATAGTATCGATGCTCAGGCGAAACCAAAGCTGCCCCAAACTTCTTCGCCAAAACCTGCACAACGAGATTTCACTTCAACATTTTTACAAGaagttgcaatttttttttcaatttataacctttttgaagaaatcaaaaatcaaaacttaCACTTAGGTAATCATTAGCTATACCGGGGCATGCGGATTCTCCgcaaattttgagaaaaattggaCCGTCCGATGGTCTGAAGTAGTCAAGAAACTCATAGTAGCGCAGGGGGAATCTGCGGTGGTCGTAAGGAGAGAAGTGGTCTAGGGTTTGATCGAACCAGAGCTCCTCCTTCGTCAAGTAATTGCCGCTTCCGGACAAGCTCTGAAGCTGAAGCAGAGTTGGCCTCACAAAGCCATATGAGAGCGTCCAAAACGTCGTCGTTAACAAGAGCGTCCAAAACGTCGCCGTTAACAAGAGCGTGAACGAGAACGACGTCGTCATCGGAAGTCGCCTCATCGTCGTCCCGATTGATTCGCGGTGGTTCCTCAGTCAAAGTCTCATCTCCACAGAAAACACGCCTTTCCTGTGGGTTTTATTTGGGTAGGGGCCGGTTTTAACAGTTTATTATGGAGAACCGATGGACCGGCCCAAATTTTGGTAGTCTTTTGTGGGCCGTTGACTCTGATTCAGTTGTCTCGTGTGGAAATGAAGAACGAGATGATTACCAGCATCACaaaaatttcattgaaaatCCAAATGCTTCTCCCATTTAAAAACACTTTCATTTAGTTTTATCAATGGAAGATTCGAACTTTGAACCTCTTCCGGAGGAGAAGTACCGATTTTCAGTATTGAAAACATCATGGATTTAGATGAGACTACACCTTCACCTAGCTCGAAGGAAATGAATTATTACGTTACGTTCAATTAAAACATTCCCAAtcatttttaagttttgattAAGTGCAAAGCTAAACCGGAGCATCTCCAAGGGAGCTGTCAAATAccaacatcaaatttaaatttgatggctgatgtggcaatttgacatcttACACTCCACCCAatatatcaaattaaattattattttattacattttagtgttgatttatttttaattaaaaagaaaagaaaaaaaataataaaatattcatttaacATCTTACTTTTGgaatgtcaaaaataacatctcaacctCCAACTTTCATTCCACATCAGCTTTGACACATCGGTTAGAGTaatgtgagatgttatttctagCTATTAAATGTTTATATAGCACTTTTGACACATCGGTTGGAGATACTCTTAGATTCCTCCATAAACCCATTATTCCTTTGTTCAGATTGTTGTATGCTCTAGTCTCATATTCCTCTGCTTGCAGTTTTAAGCAAACCGTTTTCGAGTTCCTAAGAATTCAGCATGTACTttacgaaaaaaataaaattctcaaattttagtGCCATTACAAGAGAGTCCTCATTTTTGTATGAGTACTTgcaaaaattccaaaacaaacaaaactaaataatgatattttggttttgaagCAAGTTATGGATGCTTTCCAACTATATATCCTGCACAACTAAACTACATAATGGGGAACACTCTTCAAACCTTAATGATTATATGCCCACTTAAAAGCTCCACTTGAAGCAGCAGATAACCGAGGCATATGATGAAGCACCCTTCAGGCAACTGGTGAAGTAATCTGCAGGAGCCGATGCTTCCGGATATGTTGCATTAGTCCTGTTTAAGAACAAGAGATGCTTGTTGCTTAAATGTACTGGTACGCATCACAATTAATCAATACATggtttgaaatatgaaaagcCAACAAGTTATGCATTGATTGAATATCCTGTAGAGAGAATTGTTCTGTTTAAGTTATGCCCAAGGTTGTAGAATTACAATCTTTCAGTTCAGCTTCAAAGCAAAAAGAAGATAATACAATGAGAACTTGAAGTGCTCATTTATATACttatgaaaatgcaagaaggGAATAGATATATAGGGAATGGgaactcttttcttcttatacTGAAAAAAGATAATTCTCAACTTATGAATTAAGCAGGCTTCAATTTCTTCGTACATCAATTTGGAGTTCCTATTTCAGCTGCCTTCCCAGCTTCAATTTCTTAGCTTATGAATTAAACAAGCTTGTTTTTTAAGTTCACTTGCACATAAATGATAAACTTTTCAATTTATTAACCACTCTTTTCATGCCCATACAAGCAACTATGATCTAGTTCTTGCAATTTATTAACCAGTGAACACTGAAAACACTCTAACCTCTTTATTTGAAGCTTGTTCATGCATCCGATGAGGCTTCATGTTCAAATCAATCAATTTAGTATCCATCTTTACATGCCCATCAGCATTGGCATCTGATATACGAATAGGAGACGCTCTGTGATTTTGCTGGTTCTCTCCTATTGTCATTCTAGGTGGCTGATGTTGTACTCTTCTGGTCTCACCCAGATCAATGGGTTGGGAAGCCGGGTCATCAACATTACCAGGTTTATCTCCTGGAAACTACAGAACAACCAAATCATGTAGAACACTAAGTCAAATGCAGCagctggaagaagaagaaaaaaccagTTCTTGGTAAGAAGGATTAACAAACCTCAACTCTCTGTCTAAGTACAAGATATCTTCCATGTGTTCTT
Proteins encoded in this region:
- the LOC18769036 gene encoding B-box zinc finger protein 19 isoform X1 yields the protein MRTLCDSCESAAAIVFCAADEAALCPACDEKVHMCNKLASRHVRVGLATPSEVPRCDICENAPAFFYCEIDGSSLCLQCDMVVHVGGKRTHGRYLVLRQRVEFPGDKPGNVDDPASQPIDLGETRRVQHQPPRMTIGENQQNHRASPIRISDANADGHVKMDTKLIDLNMKPHRMHEQASNKED
- the LOC18769036 gene encoding B-box zinc finger protein 19 isoform X2, coding for MCNKLASRHVRVGLATPSEVPRCDICENAPAFFYCEIDGSSLCLQCDMVVHVGGKRTHGRYLVLRQRVEFPGDKPGNVDDPASQPIDLGETRRVQHQPPRMTIGENQQNHRASPIRISDANADGHVKMDTKLIDLNMKPHRMHEQASNKED